The following proteins are encoded in a genomic region of Saccharopolyspora antimicrobica:
- a CDS encoding cation transporter has translation MLTRRVRLLVAATITYNIIEAVVAIAAGSVASSTALIGFGLDSVIEVASAAAVAWQFSGADPEARERTALKVIAVSFFALAAYVTVESVRSLLGAESADHSTVGIVLAALSLVIMPGLSYAQRRTGRELGSASAVADSRQTLLCTYLSGVLLVGLLLNSSFGWSWADPVVALVIAAVAVKEGREAWRGEHCC, from the coding sequence GTGCTCACGCGACGCGTGCGCCTGCTGGTGGCCGCCACGATCACCTACAACATCATCGAGGCGGTCGTCGCGATCGCGGCGGGATCGGTCGCGTCCTCGACCGCGCTGATCGGCTTCGGGCTCGACTCCGTGATCGAGGTGGCATCGGCCGCTGCGGTCGCCTGGCAGTTCTCCGGTGCCGATCCCGAGGCCCGCGAGCGGACCGCGCTCAAGGTCATCGCGGTGTCGTTCTTCGCGCTGGCCGCATACGTCACCGTCGAGTCGGTCCGTTCGCTGCTCGGGGCCGAATCCGCCGATCATTCGACGGTCGGCATCGTTCTCGCCGCGTTGTCGCTGGTGATCATGCCGGGGCTGTCCTACGCGCAGCGCCGGACCGGACGGGAGCTCGGCTCGGCGAGCGCGGTCGCCGACTCCAGGCAAACCCTGCTCTGCACGTACCTCTCCGGCGTCCTGCTGGTCGGCTTGCTGCTCAACAGCTCGTTCGGCTGGTCGTGGGCCGATCCGGTCGTCGCCCTGGTCATCGCCGCGGTGGCGGTGAAGGAAGGCCGCGAAGCCTGGCGCGGCGAGCACTGCTGCTGA
- a CDS encoding AEC family transporter produces the protein MSGVIQGFGVIAAIVLIGYLLGRTGALGASGREALTKLSFYVGTPALLLKMLSESDVAVLFSIPLLVTALSTFAAAALFVLVGVLRKWNVRRTTIGALCSSYVNAGNLGIPIAVYVLGDATLVAPVMLFQLLVMTPIGLTVIDYAQAGERSSVWTRLLAPFRNPIVICSLIGVGLSLVGWRIPAPVMEPITLLGHLSVPTVLLAFGISLHGSKLPAGGAERGPVLLSVAVKSVVHPVIAWSIGAGLFGLEGAPLFAAVVISALPAAQNLFVYASHYNVGVRLARESILLSTILSVPVLFTVTALLG, from the coding sequence GTGTCCGGCGTGATCCAGGGCTTCGGCGTCATCGCCGCCATCGTGCTGATCGGCTACCTGCTCGGCCGCACCGGCGCGCTGGGCGCGAGCGGGCGCGAGGCGCTGACCAAGCTGTCGTTCTACGTCGGCACGCCGGCGCTGCTGCTCAAGATGCTCTCCGAATCCGACGTCGCGGTGCTCTTCTCGATCCCGCTGCTGGTCACGGCGCTGAGCACGTTCGCCGCGGCCGCGCTGTTCGTGCTGGTCGGCGTGCTGCGCAAGTGGAACGTCCGGCGCACCACGATCGGTGCCCTGTGCTCCAGCTACGTCAACGCGGGCAACCTCGGCATCCCGATCGCGGTCTACGTGCTCGGCGACGCGACCCTGGTGGCGCCGGTGATGCTGTTCCAGCTGCTGGTCATGACGCCCATCGGGCTGACCGTCATCGACTACGCGCAGGCGGGCGAGCGCAGCTCGGTGTGGACGCGGTTGCTCGCGCCGTTCCGCAACCCGATCGTCATCTGCTCGCTGATCGGTGTCGGCCTCTCGCTGGTCGGTTGGCGGATCCCGGCCCCGGTCATGGAGCCGATCACGCTGCTGGGGCACCTGTCGGTGCCCACTGTCCTGCTGGCCTTCGGCATCTCGCTGCACGGCAGCAAACTCCCGGCGGGAGGCGCCGAGCGCGGGCCGGTGCTGCTGTCGGTCGCGGTGAAGTCGGTGGTGCACCCGGTGATCGCCTGGTCGATCGGCGCGGGCCTGTTCGGCCTCGAGGGCGCGCCGCTGTTCGCGGCGGTGGTGATCTCGGCGCTCCCCGCGGCGCAGAACCTCTTCGTCTACGCCTCCCACTACAACGTGGGAGTCCGCCTGGCCCGCGAATCGATCCTGCTCTCCACGATCCTCTCGGTGCCGGTCCTCTTCACGGTCACGGCTCTCCTCGGCTGA